Genomic DNA from Methanosarcina sp. MTP4:
TTACCCCAGCCATAGAAGTGCCGAGGGTAAGAGTCGGGAGGACCAGGTTATCCAGAGTACCGTAACCGAAACTTGGGAGCATGTGGAGTTTCAGGGCAAAAAGCCAGATCAAAAGGAGTCCCAGCCAGAAATTGGGGATGGAAACCCCTAGCAGAGACGTGAAAACGCAGGCACTGTCAAGCAAGGTGTTTTGCCTTAGCGCACTCACTATGCCTGCGGGAATAGCTATAGCCAGGGAAAGCAAAAGGCTTGCAAGGGCAAGTTCGGCAGTAGCTGGCAGACAGCGCAAGATCTCTTCAAGGATATCATCGGAATTTATAACTGACTTTCCAAAATCCAAGTGCAGGACATGTCCGAGCCAGTTAAGGTACTGGACATGGGCAGGTGAGTCCAGGCCTTCAGCTTCCCTGACGGCTTCGATCTGCTCGAAGCTCAGGTCCTGCCCGTACCTGGCAAAAGCAATGACCTCGGCAGGGTCCCCGGGAGCAAGGTACATCGCAGAGAAGGTAACGAGTGTCACCCCAAAGATGACTACAGAAATCAGGAGCAGGCGTTTTGCTATGTAGTTCCACATTTTTCTCGGTCCGGTTTTTCCTCAGATATGAATAGAAACAAGGGAGCCTAAAATAAAAACGAAAGTGGAAAGGGTTCGGGATTTTCACTCCTTTCCACAGCAATTCGTTTTTTATCCACAGCAATTCGTTTTTTATGAATTATTCATTTTCCAGATACACTCCATCAAGGTTCAGCCAGGGGTCCTCCGAGGTAATCGTGTACCCTTTAACACAGGAGTTGGAAGCTACGATTTTTTCCTCGTGGACCAGGTAGAAGGCCGGGACTTCTTCGATGATAAAGTCCTGCAGGGAATAGTAAAGTTCCTTCTGCTTTTCCTCATCCGCAGTCATGTCAGCTGCGTTTACGAGCTCATCGTAAGTAGCGTTCCTGTAATGGGAAAACGGAGACGCGGAATGGTGCACGAAGAAATGTTTCGGATACGGGCCCCAGACAAAGTGGCCGGTGCGCAGGATTATGTCAAAGTCCCCGGAATTTTCAAGCTGGGTAACAGCCCCTCCTTCCAGGAGCTTGATTTCCACATCAATTCCCACTTCCGCAAGTTCACCCTGAATTGCCTGGGCCATGGGGTTGTGCCTGGACGCCCAGACCCCATTGCTGACCAGGAGGGTCACACACAGGGGTTCCCCGTCCTTTTCCACTATACCGTCCCCGTCTGAATCTCCCCACCCGGCTTCCGAAAGCAGGGCTCTTGCCCTCTCAGGGTCCCGGGAATAGGTCTCAAGGTCAGGGTTGGAGTACATCATGACAGGGGAGTAAGCCCTTCCGTTTGCGGCTTCTCCTATGCCTTCAAGCACCTCGCTGGTAATCATTTCCGTATCCACGGCATAGGCAACACTCTGCCTGACCGCCTTATCGCTGAAAGGAGCTTTTTCGCAGTTAAACTGCAGGAAGTCGGTGAAGGTAGTAAGTTTTCTGTGTACTTCGATTCCCTCTTCGTTTTCGAGCCTCGAAACGTCATATTCGGGAACCTTGATGATCATGTCCACTTCCCCGGTCTCGAGTGCCATAACCCTGGTGGAAGCTTCGGGAATCACCTTGAAAGTGACCTTTTCAAGCTCGGGCTTTTCTCCCCAGTACTCCTCGTTGCGAGAAACTACGATTTCCTGGTCCTTTGCCCGGCTTTCGAACTTGAAAGGACCGGTACCCACAGGGCTTATGAAGTTTCCTTCGGCATCAACAGAGCTCGGGCTCATTACCGGCCAGGCTACGTGGGTCAGGTAGAAAGGCAAAGGCATGGGTTTTGCCAGCACGAACTTCACGGTGTGGTTGTCAAGGGCTTCCACGCTCTCAATGGGCCTGAGCACGGCCTGGGTGACATAGGACTGCGTGGAGTAGGAAAAAACAACCGCATCCGCATCAAAAGGTGTCCCGTCATGGAAGCTTACCCCTTCCCGGAGGTGGAAGATCCATGTAGTACCGTCATCCGGCGTTTCCCAGGACTCGGCGAGGCCGGGGACGATGTTCAGGTCAGGGTCAAGCCTGACAAGAGTCTCATAGATCTGGGACCAGACAAAACGTCCATCTCCGTCCGGAAATTTGTCCAGGTACCAGTTGTTGACATCCGTACTGATTCCCACGGTCAGTTCCTGGGAAGAGACTTCGGAACCTGCCCCTTTAGCAGTTCCGTCCTCTTCCCCACCTATGCAGGCACTGGCACTGATTACGGCCAGCAGCATTAAAGTGAGCGTGATAAGCTTGAGTTTTTGATTCATGGAAGATCCTCTTCTGGATAGAGCAGTTCCGGGTAGAGCAGTTCCGGGTAGAGCAGTTCTGGAGAGATATAATTCCCAAAACTCCGATTCAGTCCATCGTTAAAGGAACTAGTTAAAGAAAGACAGACTGAGCCTGGAGCCCCAAACGAGATGTAAAATCAAAACACCCTGTTCAGGCACAATCCAACATAATTTTTTTCAAAACATTCACTTAACATATTTATTATTAGAGACATTTTATTTCTATAAATGTTAATTTGTCAAAATATTGTAATACTCAATATGATAAAAGAGTTTTCTTATATGAACAAATAGTAAACAGTGTTAACAAAAAGTAGCACCTCATTTTCAGAAAAATTATTTAAAAGAAACAGAGAAAAATAAAAAAAATGAGCTATCCTCGCT
This window encodes:
- the nikB gene encoding nickel ABC transporter permease is translated as MWNYIAKRLLLISVVIFGVTLVTFSAMYLAPGDPAEVIAFARYGQDLSFEQIEAVREAEGLDSPAHVQYLNWLGHVLHLDFGKSVINSDDILEEILRCLPATAELALASLLLSLAIAIPAGIVSALRQNTLLDSACVFTSLLGVSIPNFWLGLLLIWLFALKLHMLPSFGYGTLDNLVLPTLTLGTSMAGVTTRLTRSSMLEVLKQEYIVAARAKGLDERTILIRHALKNALLPVLTFSGMQLGYLLGGAVIVETIFSWPGLGMLLVDSIFARDFALVQGCVLFIAVLFSLSNLAVDILYAVLDPRIRYGKHD
- a CDS encoding ABC transporter substrate-binding protein, with the translated sequence MNQKLKLITLTLMLLAVISASACIGGEEDGTAKGAGSEVSSQELTVGISTDVNNWYLDKFPDGDGRFVWSQIYETLVRLDPDLNIVPGLAESWETPDDGTTWIFHLREGVSFHDGTPFDADAVVFSYSTQSYVTQAVLRPIESVEALDNHTVKFVLAKPMPLPFYLTHVAWPVMSPSSVDAEGNFISPVGTGPFKFESRAKDQEIVVSRNEEYWGEKPELEKVTFKVIPEASTRVMALETGEVDMIIKVPEYDVSRLENEEGIEVHRKLTTFTDFLQFNCEKAPFSDKAVRQSVAYAVDTEMITSEVLEGIGEAANGRAYSPVMMYSNPDLETYSRDPERARALLSEAGWGDSDGDGIVEKDGEPLCVTLLVSNGVWASRHNPMAQAIQGELAEVGIDVEIKLLEGGAVTQLENSGDFDIILRTGHFVWGPYPKHFFVHHSASPFSHYRNATYDELVNAADMTADEEKQKELYYSLQDFIIEEVPAFYLVHEEKIVASNSCVKGYTITSEDPWLNLDGVYLENE